One region of Zerene cesonia ecotype Mississippi chromosome 15, Zerene_cesonia_1.1, whole genome shotgun sequence genomic DNA includes:
- the LOC119832324 gene encoding sulfotransferase 1 family member D1-like: MTERLKFPFEICNVTEEEDKLAQKYYKDYIRPFIRVGPRGYFWMAGFGDKAEDIYNLEVRPDDIWVVSFSRSGTTWLQELVWLVANDMDYEGAAAASLTKRFAFIEYPTQAAEVSKPPPTGSHGRATFHDYRDLHTLHSPRFVKTHVNLQFLPPSLLDTAKVFYIARNPLDVAVSFFFMHKLFRYFDQSVEFTEFWDLFKRNLILHMPIFPHIEEAWQKRDCPNMMFLFYEEMQKDLRNVIDRVCTFLGKEYTDGQKNKLAEHLTFDNMKKRSALDISENNKDSEMKFMRKGKSGNWLNYFNTEELRKEAEEYMKEHLENTDMQFPAVD, encoded by the exons ATGACGGAAAGGTTAAAATTTCCATTCGAAATATGCAATGTTACTGAAGAAGAAGACAAATTAGCACAGAAATACTACAAAg ATTACATTCGCCCCTTCATTCGAGTGGGGCCACGGGGGTACTTCTGGATGGCAGGGTTTGGTGACAAAGCTGAAGATATCTACAATCTAGAAGTTAGACCTGATGACATTTGGGTAGTCTCCTTCTCAAGATCAG GTACGACATGGCTGCAAGAGCTGGTCTGGTTGGTAGCCAACGACATGGATTACGAAGGAGCTGCCGCTGCATCTCTCACCAAACGATTTGCTTTCATAGA ATACCCAACTCAAGCTGCAGAAGTATCAAAACCACCACCTACCGGCAGCCACGGTCGCGCCACCTTCCACGACTACCGCGACCTGCACACTCTGCACTCCCCACGATTTGTGAAGACACACGTCAACCTGCAGTTCTTACCTCCCTCGCTACTTGATACCGCTAAG GTATTTTACATAGCCCGGAATCCCTTAGACGTGGCTGTTTCTTTCTTCTTCATGCACAAGCTATTCCGCTACTTCGATCAGAGCGTCGAGTTCACCGAGTTTTGGGACctttttaaacgcaatttga TCCTCCACATGCCAATTTTCCCGCACATCGAAGAAGCGTGGCAGAAACGAGACTGTCCCAATATGATGTTCTTATTCTATGAAGAAATGCAAAAG GACTTACGCAATGTGATTGACAGAGTCTGCACATTCCTCGGCAAAGAGTACACTGATGGACAGAAGAACAAACTCGCAGAGCATTTGACCTTTGACAATATGAAAAAACGCTCTGCTCTAGATataagtgaaaataataaGGACTCAGAAATGAAATTCATGAGAAAGG GAAAATCTGGTAACTGGTTGAATTACTTCAATACAGAGGAGTTGAGGAAGGAAGCCGAGGAATATATGAAGGAACACCTCGAGAATACTGACATGCAGTTTCCCGctgttgattaa
- the LOC119832522 gene encoding balbiani ring protein 6-like, which produces MTRYLIRELAINSQAGRTASLNRFDPKYASFGPRAARPRPPAPPPALATFSPPRDKYATVRPPRRADPQPLSAAALDYRSLQRPRRDRDRPDRPDRSDRPDRPDRPDRSERPDRPERQGNARRPRPERHDARDLYAVTEL; this is translated from the exons ATGACACGCTACCTCATTCGCGAACTTGCTATCAATA GTCAAGCGGGGCGTACGGCCAGCCTGAACCGGTTCGACCCGAAGTACGCGTCGTTCGGGCCGCGCGCGGCGCGCCCCcgcccgcccgcgccgccgcccgcgctcGCCACGTTCTCGCCGCCGCGCGACAAGTACGCCACCGtgcgcccgccgcgccgcgccgacCCGCAGCCGCTCTCCGCCGCCGCGCTCGACTACCGCAGCCTGCAGCGCCCGCGCCGCGACCGCGACCGCCCCGACCGCCCCGACCGCTCCGACCGCCCCGACCGCCCCGACCGCCCGGACCGCTCCGAGCGCCCCGACCGCCCCGAGCGGCAGGGGaacgcgcgccgcccgcgccctgAGCGGCACGACGCGAGGGATCTGTACGCGGTGACGGAGTTGTAG
- the LOC119832268 gene encoding protein tweety-like — protein sequence MGASGGSDEFVPPRLSRLLHALPHINVTLHRVNDTFAPNSPIYLESLGILGSIPGAWLILTLTVLLIYLLTRCCDRKQRPPKSITALKITLMILSVLCCGAIGVGLFGNDDLHNAMLQSIQAGNQLAALVNTVKNQSSILEEAMGSRARAPLARLADALDAPVANQTALGTLLRALSALRNNASAAASAADNLRRPLAALNLDAFMKRLWIWEAARWAGGMAGWCCGGAVCVALLAAAARRSRRALLLLCVCALGALVACWAASAALVAGSVAAADACQDPARAIALYAPHRLPLDMVHYYLSCKVSRENVLTAELRNAQRAVVAVRQALAVLSRGAPQLFNDPGLQPALGALGAGTGEAERALVSLSSALECRMARAYFVTAARAACDAGLQALSLQLLAAVVAGFLFTAIVLVDSHAWIYINTKRAPGGEEQAPFLAGAACGGAGAPGAGRTLPRPAPFPNGKPPSYSAAVQLMDLGERERERPRSRVSGSATLGRNSGGALGGALGGALGGAHTLGRAPHNGKYATLSKQCKTLESNDFY from the exons ATGGGCGCGTCGGGCGGTTCGGACGAGTTCGTGCCGCCGCGGCTGTCGCGGCTGCTGCACGCGCTGCCGCACATCAACGTCACGCTGCACCGTGTCAACGACACCTTCGCGCCCAACTCGCCGATATACCTTGAG AGTCTCGGAATCCTCGGCTCGATCCCGGGCGCCTGGCTGATCCTCACGCTGACCGTGCTGCTCATATACTTGCTCACAAGATGCTGCGACAGGAAGCAACGCCCGCCGAAGAGTATCACCGCGCTCAAG ATAACACTGATGATACTGTCTGTACTCTGCTGCGGCGCGATCGGTGTCGGCCTCTTCGGCAATGATGACCTGCACAACGCGATGCTGCAGAGCATCCAAGCTGGCAACCAGCTCGCCGCGCTGGTCAATACTGTTAAAAACCAG TCAAGCATACTAGAAGAGGCGATGGGTTCCCGCGCCCGGGCGCCTCTAGCGCGATTAGCGGACGCCCTAGACGCGCCCGTCGCCAACCAGACGGCGCTGGGCACGCTGCTGCGAGCGCTGTCAGCGCTGAGGAACAACGCCAGCGCGGCGGCTTCGGCCGCTGACAACCTGCGGCGGCCGCTGGCGGCGCTGAACTTGGACGCGTTTATGAAG CGGCTGTGGATATGGGAGGCGGCGCGCTGGGCGGGCGGCATGGCGGGCTGGTGCTGCGGCGGCGCCGTCTGCGTGGCGCTGCTGGCGGCGGCCGCGAGGCGCTCGCGCCGGGCTCTGCTGCTGCTTTGT GTGTGCGCGCTGGGCGCGCTGGTGGCGTGCTGGGCGGCCAGCGCGGCGCTGGTGGCGGGCTCGGTGGCGGCGGCCGACGCGTGCCAGGACCCCGCGCGCGCCATCGCGCTCTACGCGCCGCACCGCCTGCCGCTCGAC ATGGTGCACTACTACCTGTCGTGCAAGGTGTCCCGCGAGAACGTGCTGACGGCTGAGCTGCGCAACGCGCAGCGCGCCGTGGTGGCGGTGCGGCAGGCGCTGGCCGTGCTGTCGCGCGGCGCGCCGCAGCTGTTCAACGATCCCG GGCTGCAGCCGGCGCTGGGCGCGCTGGGCGCGGGCACGGGCGAGGCGGAGCGCGCGCTGGTGTCGCTGAGCAGCGCGCTGGAGTGCCGCATGGCGCGCGCCTACTTCGTCACCGCGGCGCGCGCCGCCTGCGACGCCGGCCTGCAG GCGTTAAGCCTTCAGCTGCTGGCGGCTGTAGTGGCTGGGTTCCTCTTCACCGCTATCGTTCTGGTCGATTCGCACGCGTGGATATACATCAACACTAA GCGCGCGCCGGGCGGCGAGGAGCAGGCGCCGTTCCTGGCGGGCGCGGCGTgcgggggcgcgggggcgcCGGGCGCGGGCCGCACGCTGCCGCGCCCCGCGCCTTTCCCCAACGGCAAGCCGCCCTCCTACAGCGCCGCCGTGCAGCTCATGGACCTCGGCGAGCGGGAGCGCGAGCGGCCCAG GTCGCGCGTGTCCGGCAGCGCGACACTGGGCCGCAACAGCGGCGGCGCGCTGGGCGGCGCGCTGGGCGGCGCGCTGGGCGGCGCGCACACGCTGGGCCGCGCGCCGCACAACGGCAAGTACGCGACGCTCAGCAAGCAGTGCAAGACGCTCGAGAGCAACGACTTCTACTGA